The Candidatus Goldiibacteriota bacterium HGW-Goldbacteria-1 sequence CCCCTTGTAAAAAAATATAAAGCCAAAGCGGTGATACTGGAGCAGAAACAAAAAGACCTGCAGGACGCCAAGAATATGGTATCCAAGTATCCGGAGTTTTTAAAGAGGGCAAGCGCGATAAACAGTGAAACCGAATTTTTAAATTCAAGGCTGCCGGAACAGACCAGTTTTGCCGAACTTATAGAAGAGATATCCAATAAAGCCGCCGCAAGCGACATTACCCTTGTGAAATTTTCGCCTGACAAAGAAACAAAAAAAGGCGAATACACGGAGAGAAGATTTAAATTCGAGGCACAGTCCAACTACAATAACCTTGGCGCCTTTATTACCGGGCTTGGCTACAGCAATATGATAATAGTGTGTGATGAACTTAGAATGAAAATTGATGAAACGGATATTTACGGAAAAAGGAATGTGAAAACAGAGATGATGCTTAAGATTTATAATTATCCAAAGGCGGCGGCTAAATGAAAATAATAAAGCGGGTATTTTTTATACTTGCGGCTTTTATTATTACTGCTGTTTTTGCCATGCCTGTTATTGCTGAAATAGGCGATTTTTCCGCCAAACCTATTTTTGAATATAAGGTTGAAAGCGGAAGGGATCCTTTCTCCCCAAGGCAGCTTATTAAATATGTACGCGGACAGAGCAATGTGCAGATAAGCTCGCTTATGCTTGAAGGCATTACCATAACGGGAAACAGAAAGTCCGCGTTATTACGAACCACCGGCGGTTTTATGTTCAGTTATATTTTTGAAGAAGGAAAACTATACGCGGATAATTCAAAGGTGATAGAGGGTATTACCGGAAAGATACTTAATCAGTACGAAGTGCTTTTACAGCAGGGAGACAGGGAAATACTGTTTAAGCTTGAAAAGGATATGACGGGATATAACATAGGCCCTGAAGAGGAATAATATAATTTACCGGGCCTTATAGGCCCCGTGATAGATAAAATAAAAAGAAAACAGGAGGCGCGATGAAGAATAAATTTGTTTTATTGGCGCTGTTTATTATTTCCATGCTGTTTGTTACAGGCACGGTCAAATTAAACGCGGAGGATGAGGATTTTATAAGCGTTTCTCCCGTTGAAAAAGCTGATACGTCATCGGCAATGGAAGCCGGCGCGGTAAAAGCAGCTGCGGTGGTAAAACCCGCTGCAAAAGGAATTTCTATAACCGGGGTTAATAGTTCTGAAACTGACGCAAAAGTGAAAGTTACCATAAATGTCTCTGATAAGGTAAAATATAAAGCCACGGAATTATCATCGCCTGCAAGGGTGCTTTTGCAGCTTGAAAATACCGCTACAAAATCAGACACCATTCAGGTGGGTAAAGGGGCTGTTGGCAAGGTAAGGCTGGCCCCTCATGATTCCACGGCTTGGGTTGTAATAGACCTTAATTCGGCACAAAAATGGCAGGCAACAAACCAGGGTAACAATATCGTTGTGGAAGTGGATAAGGGCGCGGTGTCTTCTGCAAGAACATCTGCGGAACCGGAACAGCCGGTAAAAAGGGTTTCAGGTATGATATACAGGGTGGTTGATGTGGCGGCGTCAGAACAGGACTCTAAGATAAGAATAATAGTGACCACTGACGGTCCGGCAAAGTACAGAATGATGAAGGATTCCAAAAATAACAGTTTAAAGCTTGATGTTGTGGATGCCGTGTCTTCGGTGGCTTCCAATTCCATTAATGTGAATAAAGGTACGGTAAATAAAATATCCATAACAGAAAATAAAAAGTCCAGGGAAGTAGCAGTAAGCCTTTCTTTGTCAAAAGACTCGCCTTATACGGTTACAAGGGATCATAATCAGATAATTGTGGATGTGGAAAAAGGCGCGGAAACAGTCCAGGCAAAAAGCAAAAATCTTAATTTAAGGCAGAAGATATCAATCAACGTTCAGAACGCAAGTTTACCGGGCGTTTTAAGGATGCTTGCTTCACAGTCCGGTTTTGAATTTACCACAAGCCAGTCAGTGGCGCTTGCTTCACCGGTTACGATGAAAGTTGATAATCAGCCTCTTAGCGTTGTGTTAAGGGATCTTCTTGTTCCGCAGAACCTTTACTACGAAGCCAGGGGAGATATGATAACAATTGGATCCCCGGCAGAAATTAAAAGCGAAAAAGCAATGCAGCCCAAAATGACAAAACACTATTCACCAAGAACCATGAAGGACGCGGATCTGGTGAAGATACTTCAAAAGCAGGTGGCTTCCAATCCCACACTGGATATAATTATTGATGAAGACACGTCGCCGGGTATGAATAAGATACTGATAAACGGCACCAGGTATGACATTGATACCGTAATGGATATGATTGCGGACATAGACGCCACTGACGGCAGCTCGCAGGAGTACAGTTCCGGAATAGTCACCAAGATTTTCAAACTGAAAAATATCAGGCTTATGACAAGGGCCGGCGATACGCTTGAATCCTCCAGTGTGGCCGAATTAAAGGCCATGCTTACAAACACCCTTGCGGCTGATGAAGAGGCAAACTTTAATTTTGATTTAAGGACATCCAGCATTGTTGTGACCGCAAGCCAGACTTACATGAAACGCGTTGAAAAAATAATCGAAGCGCTTGACGTAAGGGTGCCGCAGGTAATAATAGAGGCAAAACTGTATGAAGTTAATGTAAATAATATTAAAGACCTTGGAGTGGCGTGGGATGCAGCTTCACAGAATAATGAGCCGTATATTAAAGGCGAGATGATTCCGCTTGCCATTAACCCTGCAGGCAAGCTGACGCTTGGCACTGTGCTAAGCGGCTTTAAGATTAACGCGTACTTAAGCGCGCTGGAACAGAAAAATGAAGCAAAACTTTTATCCGCGCCAAAGATAGCGGTGCAGTCTGACAGGGAAGCTGTAATAGAGACAATGAGAAGGACGTATTACGAAGTTCAGAATATAGTTACAAACGCCAATTCGGCGCCTATTATCACCACAGAGTATAAAAATCTTGACCTGCCCATATCTTTAAGGGTGGTGCCAAAAATTACAAATAAAAATGAAATTGATATGAACGTGACGGTAAGGGTTGTAAAGCTTGTGGGCACCACATCCACTTCTGCCGGCCCTCCTGATACTTCAGAGCAGGAAGCCACCACGTATGTAAAAGCATCTAACAATGACACTCTTGTAATAGGCGGACTGATGAGCGAGCGCATCTATGACACCATTGAAAAAGTGCCGCTACTTGGCGATATCCCGCTTTTGGGAGAACTTTTTAAGAGTACAAAAAAATCCACAGAGAAGGTGGAACTGATAGTGTTTTTAACCCCTTCTATTGTTGAAGACTGATAACAAGACATGCTAAGATTTCTAACTGCCGGAGAATCACACGGAAAAGGGCTTACCGTAATAATAGACGGTGTGCCTTCAAACATAAAATTATCACCGGATGATTTTGATTGTTATCTGGCGGAACGCCAGAAAGGGTACGGCCGCGGCGGCAGGCAGAAAATAGAAACCGACCGTGCTGAAATAATTTCCGGCATCCGTTTCGGGAAAACCACAGGCGCGCCAATATCTGTTTTTATTAAAAATAAAGATTTTGAAAACTGGGCGCAGAAAATGGACGCCTGGCAGCGCCCGTCGTCGCTTGAAGAACTTAATATACCAAGGCCGGGGCATGCTGATTTGTCCGGCGGAATACGTTACAACCATAAAGATTTCAGAAACGTGCTGGAACGCGCCAGCGCAAGGGAGACCGCCGCCAGGGTAATAACAGGCGCGCTTGCGGTAAAATTTCTTAAACTGTTTGGTGTTGAAGTCTTTGGTTTTACGGATGCTATAGCCGGAGTTGCCGCGCAGTATCCAAAACAGGCATCAATTAAAGATATAAAAAAACTGGCAGAAGAAGCGGATGCGGCATCACAGGCGCAGCTTCGTTTTCCCGATAAAAATAATTCATCAAACGTAAAAGCCGCCATTGACATGGCTGTTAAAGAAGGCGATACGCTGGGCGGAGTTTTAAAAATTATCACTTCCAAATTACCACCCGGGCTTGGCGACTATACGCAGTGGGACAGGAAACTTGACGCAAAGCTGGCTATGGCTTTGATGAGCCTTCAGGCGGTGAAGGGCGTTGAAATAGGCGCCGGGTTTGCCTATGCCGCAGCCACCGGAAGTTCCATGCATGACGAAATTTTTTATTCAAAAAAAGACGGTTATTACAGAAAAACAAATAACTCCGGCGGTATTGAAGGCGGCATGACAAATGGTAATCCAGTGGAAATAAAAGCCGCTTTAAAACCCATCTCCACAGTTCTTAAGGGGTTAAAGTCCGTTAATGTTAAAAATAAAAAAGCTGTTAAGACCGTATATGAAAGGTCGGATGTCTGCGCTGTTCCGGCTGCAGCCTTAATAGCAGAAACCATTGTTGCAGCAGAACTTATGAAAGCTTTCCAGGAAAAATTTGGCAGCGGCGATATTGATTACATACTTTCTAACTATGAAAATTACAAGAAGTACGTGAAGAAATACAGGGTGTAATTTGAAAAATATTGTCCTGATAGGTTTTATGGGGAGCGGGAAGACAACTGTGGGAAAAATAGTATCCCGTATTACCGGTATGAAGTTTGTGGACCTTGACGCGCAGATAGAAAAAAGCGCGAAAACAAAAATAAGCCGTATTTTTGAAACCCGCGGTGAATTATATTTTCGCGGGCTTGAAACAAAAGCGCTGGCCAAAGCGGGGAAAAAAAGTAAAACCGTTATTTCAACCGGCGGCGGAATAATTAAGATGAACGAAAACCGGCCCCTGCTGAAAAAAGCGGGTTTGGTGGTTTATCTTAAGAACTCATTTGCAGTATGCAAAAAGCGCCTTGAAGGCAAGACCGACAGGCCGCTTTTTAATAAAGATAATCTTAAAAGCGCCCGCGCGCTGTTTAAAAGCAGGCTGGAACTTTATAGAAAAGCCGCGGATATAACGGTGGTAACTGACAGGTTAAATGCCGAAGAAGCGGCAAAACTTATAGCTGCAAAGGCGGAAAAAATTTGGAACAGGTAAGGGTAAAGTTAAAAAATAATCCATACACAGTATATGTTGGCGCTGATATCCTTCATAAAACAGGGGAGATTCTTTCCGGCTTTAAAAAGGGAAACAGGGTGCTTGTGGTAAGCAATAAAAAAGTTTTTTCGCTGTATGGAAAAAAACTTATGGCCGGCTTAAAAGGCAGATTCACGGCAGGTATTCATTTAATGAAAGACGGCGAGCAGTATAAAAGGCTTGATGCCGTCGCTTCAATTTATGACGCATGCGTTAAGAATAAACTGGACAGGCATTCGGCAATTATAGCCCTTGGCGGAGGGGTTGTGGGCGACGTGGCGGGCTTTGCGGCTGCCACTTATATGAGGGGCATAGATGTTGTTCAGATACCAACAACCCTTTTGGCACAGGTGGATAGTTCTGTCGGCGGTAAAACCGGGGTGGATCTTACGTCGGGGAAAAATCTTGCGGGCGCTTTTCATCAGCCGCTGTTTGTAATTGCGGATACTGATACTCTTAATACTTTGACGGAAAGGGAATTTTTAAACGGGATGGCGGAAGCGATTAAACACGGCATAATACTTGACTCTGAATATTTTAATTTTATGGAAACAAACAGGGCGGCAATATTAAAAAGAGATAAAGCAGCGGTACAAAAACTTGTAACAAGATCAGTTGAAATTAAAGCATCTGTTGTGGCAAAGGATGAAAAAGAAAAATCAGGATTACGGGCGTTTCTTAATTTTGGGCATACGGCAGGGCATGCCATTGAAGCGGCATTGAATTATAAAGGGTTAAAGCACGGCGAAGCCATTGCGGCTGGTGCGGTTATTGCGGCGGGGCTGTCAAGGCGGCTTAAATTGTGTTCGCAAGAAACAGAAAACAGAATAAATAAAGTATTTTATGAGTATAACCTGATAAAACCTTTAAGAAATCTAAAAAACACCCAAATTATAAGCAGGTTATCAGGGGATAAGAAAGCAAAAAATGGTAAAATAATATTTGTATTGACAAAGGAAATTGGCTGTGTTATTTTAAAGGAAATTACTGATTTTTCGGCCATTAAAAAGGAATTAAATCGTTTTAACAGTTTGCTTTCTTAATAAGGAGCCTCTTTCATGGCAGACGCCTTTAAGGCGGAAATTGAAGACCTAAAGAAAAAACTTTCGCAGAACCCTGATTCTCTTGCATTTGTTCCGCTTGCGGAGGCATACAGAAAATCGGGTATGTATAAGGAAGCCGTTGACACCTGTAAAACAGGGCTTGAAAAACATCCCGCATATACTTCCGCAAGGGTTGTACTTGGAAGAATTTATGTAGAGCAGGAACTGTATGATGACGCGGCAGAAGAATTGAAAAAGGTTGAAGCCGTGGACATTGATAACATAATGGTTCATACAATGCTTGGAAATATTTATGTTAAAAAGCAGATGTTTGCAAAAGCCGTGGAACAGTTTCAAAGGGTGCTTTCACTAAATCCGGAAGATACGGAAACACAGGAAAAACTTCAGGAAGCGCTGTCCGCAAAACAGACCGTTACATTACCGTCAAATAAAAATAAAGAAGAAAAACCACAGCCGCCTGCGCCTGCAGAAAACCCCGCGGTTAAAGAAGAAAAACCTGCCATGTCAGACCTGCAAAAATCGCTTAAAGTGGCGGAATTATACTCCAAAAAAGAAGAGTTTGATAAAGCCATAGAGATATACAGGGAGCTTCTTGAAAAAGACGCGGAAAACATCATAATTCAGCAGCGGTTAAGGGAAGTATATGACTTTCAGCAGAAGAAAATAAACAAGCAGAAAGAGCAGAAAGAAAAACGCAAAACCACGGAAAATGACAAGATAACAGCCGAAGATATTCTGGATGTAATGAAAGAGGCCGTTGAAAATGACCTTGTAGATGACGATAAAAGCGAGCCTGCCGCAAAAAAGGAAGAGCCAAAGAAAGAAGAAGTGAAAAAAGAAGAGCCGAAAAAGGAAGAAGTTAAGAAAGAAGAACCTAAGAAAGAAGAAGCAAAAAAAGAAGAGCCTAAGAAAGAAGAAGTTAAGAAAGAAGAGCCGAAAAAGGAAGAAACTAAAAAAGAAGAGCCAAAAAAAGAAGAAGAGAAAAAAGAAACAGTTGAAAAACTGCCTGAAATAGCAGATAATAAGAAAATTGAGATTGGTAACGTGCTGCAGAGCCTTTCTACCGTTGACGGAATTGTAGGCAGTTTATTCCTTCTTCGCGACGGGCAGCTTGTGGCAAGCGTACTGCCGACATCCATTAACAAGTCGGAAATAGGCGGTATTGTAGCGTCAATAGTAAATAAGACAGAGCAGTCTGTAAAGAATATGAAGCAGGGAAAACTTAATCAGGTTGTAATTGCGTCGGAACACGGGCAGCTTTTGTTCACGGAATTGGGCAAAGGGGTCCTGTTCATAATCGGCGATGAAAATATTAATGTGGGTAAGATGGGGCTTGTGTTAAAGCAGGTTAAAGAAAAAATGAAGCAGTTGATGTGAATAAATTAATAGGAGCCGTGAGAAATGGATTTTAAAAGCCTTTTGCAGAAAATAGTCAGCAGCGTAGACGGCGCCATTGGCGCGGGTGTTATTGGCGAAGATGGTATTGCCATTGACCAGTTTTCCAGCAGGTCTGACTTTGATATCACTGCCGCGGGCGCGGAATACTCCACAATTATAAGTAATGCCAAGAAGGCATCGCAGAGTTTTGGGCTTGGCAAGACAAATGAAGTTTTAATATCAACCGAAAAAGCCACAATGATAATGATGATGGTAGGGGATAATTACTTTGTGACACTGGCGTTAAGCCTTGACGGAAACCTTGGACGCGGCAGGCTGGAACTTAAGAAATCCATCCCAGACCTGGAAAAGATGCTTTAATGTTTTCCCGGCTGTTCAAAAGGACTTTCTGGATATTCTATGACAATCTTTTAAAAGGCCTTGTTTTAAACTTTTCTGTTTTTGGCGTTATGTTTATCGCTTTCTTCATACTGTTTATAGAACTGTTTCTTAACAGAAAAGTTTACGGCGCTTCCCAGGCGACCATTATTACCCTTGGGGCATTATCCCTTATATGGCACGTGCTTGCGCCCGCGGTTATGCATTTCTGGGCAAAATTTATTACGGGGACAAATGAAGACATGGGAATGTTTGCCAGGGTGGGCGAAGGGTTAAAACTATTCTGGTTAAAGGGCATTGCGCTGTTTGCGATAAACACATCGTTTTTCTTTCTGGCTTTTTTAAGCATTAACTTTTACAAAAGCATCCTTAACCTTGGATGGTGGGTTTATATCGTAGGCGGCATAGGGGTATGGATTGTTATCATGTTTTTATTTATCCAGATATTTTTAATTCCCATACTTGTCCTTGATGAAAAAAGAAGGGTTTTAGTTTCATATAAGAAGTCTTTGATAATGCTCCTCTCCGCGCCTTTTGCGGCGTCCTCTGTGGCGCTTATAATTCTTTATCTTAATTTTGTTTTCTATTTTGCCCTTCATATCGGCGGGTCGCAGGTACCAACCGTGCTTGAACTTATAACGCTTTTCCCGCTTTTCATGGCTCCGTTTATTACATACTCTTTAATAATCCTTTTGCAGGTGAATTTCGCTATTCTTATTTATGAAAAACATAAGATAATGCCAAGCCTTAAAGAAGTATGGGAAGACGGAAGAAACCTATCAAATCTCTTTAAACCATGGGAGACAAAAGGGAAATGACAGCCAATTACAGGTTAAGAAAGTCTTCAGTTAAAAAGGGAAAGAAAGCCATTGTCCCGCTGATTATAGCGCTGGTAATGGTATTTGGTTTTTTTAAAGCCGCATATACCTTTGTAAAGATGAGGGTGCAGAAAGCGTCGTTGAATTCAGAGATAGCGTCGTTAAAAGAAGACAATGCAAAACTCTCGGGAAAAATGGCAAACATAGCCGCTGACGAAGAATTTGTCTCCAAAACCGCCCGCGAACAGCTTGGGCTGGTTAAAGACGGGGAAACGGTATTTATACTGGTGGATAAGTAAGGGGATTGATAAACAATAAAGCCGGCAGAGATGCCGGCTCTTTTATTTTACGGGGAAATTAAATAATTATTAAAAGTTAAAGGAAATCTAAGGGGAATAATGAGAAAGGTTAATCCGAGAAATGTGGTGAGGGTTATAATACAAAGTATATTTATAGTTGTTTTTATTAGTTTATCTTTTTTGTCAGCCAAAGGTAATGAAAAAAATGTGATACCGCTAAATTTAGGAGAGGGGGAAGTTATGGATGAAAAATCACCATTGTTGGAAATGAGGAATGAACTTTTGACCGAACCTGTTAAATTTCTTGGAGGAATTCAGCCTTTTGGTAAATCCCGGGTATACGGGGTGGTTATAGAGATGGGCACGGATATAGGGGCTGCTTCTTTGATATGCCTGATTGACGGCACATGCAGTCTATATTATGAAAGAGGCGGCGGAACAATTGGATTGGCGGGTATTGAAAAAGTGAAAAAATTATCAATTATTGCGGCGCGTGAATCTGATCGGTATACAGAGTTTTGTAAAAAAACAAGTGAATTTCCTATGCCTAAAGACGGGGAAATATTTTTCTATATTATTACAGCTGACGGTATTTTAACTTATAAAGGTATAGAAGCAGATATTTCAGATAATAAATCAAAGTTATCAGTTTTATTTTTTCGGGGAAATGATGTATTAACTGCTATTCGTGTTAATGAGGCTGAGAAGGCAAATGAAATTATTAAAGCTGTTATGAAAAAGAACAGGGCAGTAGTTGAAAAAATGTTGAGCAAAGGGGCGGATCCGGATTTAAGAGATGCGGATGATACGCCAATTTTAGCCCTTGCTGCTTCAAATAATGATGCCGACATGGTGGAAATTTTATTGAAATATAAAGCTTCACCTGATATGACGTTTATTAATAAAAAGAAGGGGATTGCCGGCGCGACAGCGTTATCTTTTGCCGCCGGACAAGACAATCCGAAGTCAATAAAACTGTTGGTTTCTGCGGGCGCGGATGTTGATTCCGCGGATGATACAGGCTTAACTCCGCTTATGGCGGCAGCCGGCAACGGAAAAGTTAAGGCGTTACTGGAACTAATTGTAAATAAAGCGCAGCTTGAGAAAAAAGATAATGAAGGATATACGGCTCTTGTATTTGCGGCAAATGCGGGCAGAACAGAGGCGGTAAAGGAGCTTATAAAAGCAGGAGCGGATGTAAATACAAAAGATAATCAGGGCTCCACTCCTATTATGTTTGCCGCTCAACACGGGTATATTGAGCCGGTCAAACTGCTTCTTGAAAATGGGGCAGACCCATATGTGAAGGGAACCCACGGACTTTCTGCGATGGATTTCGCGGAACAAAATAATATAAAGAGTGTTATAAAGCTAATTAAGGATTTTAAGATGAAATGAAGCGGGGAGAGGATTTGGCTGCCTTGGCCTATTGAAGCGGTTGAGAAACGCTGGCGCAAATAATGCAGGCGGTTATGAAATGTTTTGATTTTCTAATTTTGAATTTTCTAATATCCAATTTTCAAAACACGGGAAAGGGCTGATGTGAAAAACGGAAGGTTAGGAAGTATCAGCTTATTTAATGTTGCGGACGGTCAAACGGGCAGCGGAGATTAAATAGAGGGAAATATGGTTTAATTAATTGAGCCTTCCGGGTTATGGGCATAAATCGCAGTGCGTTTATGGAAAGACTGAAATGCATTCGTATTAGAACTTGACGGGTGAAAAATACGGGTTTATACTGTTGCATCAATTTCAACAAGAAAAATTTTATTAATTTTAGGGAGGTATTATGCATATCTATACGGGGATTTTTTTTACGGCACTTGCAACACTGGTTTATGAAATAACATTGCTTAGAATTTTAAGCGTCATGTCCTGGTATCACCTGGCTTTTTTCGCGGTGTCAACAGCCATGCTGGGAATGACGGGGGGCGCGGTTACTGTTTATCTTAATAAAAAGGCCTTCGAGCCGGAAAACCTTAACAATAGTTACATAAAGGCGGCTATTGCTTTTGCGGTATCACTGCCTGTTTCGCTGACGCTTTTATGCTTTACTCCGATTGTTTACCAGCACAACATTGCCAGTGTAACAAGGATACTGCTTGCCGCGTTTTATTGCATAATACCATATTATTTTTCGGGTATTGTCATTACAGCCATCCTTACAAGGGAAGAAAAACCTGTGGGTAAACTGTACGGGGCTGATTTGGGAGGAGCTGCCATAGGATGCCTTGCGGTTATATTGGGGCTTGAGTTTTTAAGCGCTCCAAATATGATACTTTTTGCTGCGGTGATAGCTTCTATCGGCGCGTTTATTTTTTCAATCAGGAGCAAGGGAACAATGTTGAAGAGTGCTTCAATGGCCTGTGTTGCCCTTGTGCTTGCTGTTTTTATCGGAAACATAATATCGGGTGATTTTATCAGCCCGCGTACCATAAAAGGGCATAAAAGCGACACCAGAAAATTTTATTTTCAGAAGTGGAACTCTTTTTCCTGGGTAAATGTCAGCGGTATGGAGTTTAAAAGGCCTTACCTGTGGGGGACAAGCCCGATAACACCGGATCTTCCTGTAAAGGTTCACGGGCTGTCTGTTGACGGCGAAGCCGGAACATTTATGCTTAACATGGATGATATGGCAAACCTTGAAGTTTTAAAATATGACATGGTTAACCTTGCGCATTACATCAGGCCTAACGGCGGCAGCTGCGTCATAGGCGTTGGCGGAGGCAGGGATATTACCAGTTCAATTGTTTTTGGGCACGATAGAGTGGTGGGTATAGAAGTTAACCCTATCTTTATTAAGTTGCTAAAAGGCAAATTCAGGGATTTTGCGGGGCTGGCAGACAGGCCGGGCGTGGAATTGGTGGCTGACGAAGCCCGCAGTTACCTTGCCCGTTCAACAGAAAAATTTAATGTTATTACAATGGCGCTTATAGATACATGGGCCGCAACCGGAGCCGGAGCTTTTACACTGTCTGAAAACGGCCTTTATACAGTTGAGGCATGGAAGGTTTTTCTTGACAGGCTTAATGACGGCGGAGTCTTTACGGTTTCAAGGTGGTTTTCCGAACACCAGCCCGGAGAAACAGCGCGTATAGTAAACCTTGCGGTCACAGCGCTTTATAAAAGGGGTGTCAGTGACCCTTCCAAACATATTGTGCTTACGGCTATCGGTAATATTGCCACGTTACTTGTTTCAAACAAACCTTTTTCAGATGAGGACCTTAAGGTACTGCGGGAAACGGCGGAAAGGCTTAAGTTTAAAATATTTATTTTCCCGGGTCAGGAGCCTGAAAATGAGTGGCTTAGAAAAATTATAACAGGGAAGTCAATAGAAGAGATAAACGCACTTGTGAAGGATGCGCCCCTTAACTACACCGCGCCTACTGATGAAAGGCCATACTTCTTTAACATGATAAAACTTAACAACTTAAGTTTTGCCTGGCGTTATTCCGCGGGCGGAATTTCAGGCAACATGGTTGCCAACATTACGCTTTTAATACTGATAGGCGCGCTGATGTTCTTTGTGCTGGCTGTGATTGTGGTACCGCTGCTGGCAGGGGCTAAAAAAGACGCAAACAAGGTTGACTATGCGCCCGCGTTTTATTTCGCGCTTATAGGGGCGGGATTTATGTTTGTGCAGATTGCTATGGTGCAAAGGTTATCCGTGTTTCTGGGGCATCCTGTCTACGCGTTGGGGATACTATTGTTCACTATGATTCTAAGCGCCGGAATTGGAAGCCTTGTAAGTGAAAAAATTGCGATTACAAAGCCGCCTCTTTCCAAAGTTTATCCGGTTGTAATAGGCGGGTACATTATTACGCTGGCGCTGCTGATGCCTGTAATAATTTCCGCAATGACCACCTTTTCAATGGCCGCTAAAATTGCGTCTTCAATTGCCATGGTGGCGCCCCTGGCGTTTGTAATGGGAATGTGTTTTCCCGCAGGAATGCGGATGATATCGGGAACGAAAGCCGCAGGTACGCCGTGGTACTGGGCGTTAAACGGAATATTCGGTGTTTTTGCATCTGCGGTTGTGGTGCTTATATCAATTTACTCCGGAATTACAACTAACTTCTACATAGGCGCTTTATGCTACCTTTCGCTGCTGTTTTTCATACCGAAGATGCAGGTTATGGCAGAGGTTAAGGCTAAGGCAGAGGCAAATGTTATGGCAGAGGAAAAAGCTAAGGCTAAAACTAAGGTTAAAACTAAGGCTAAGGTTAAAGCTAAGGCAAAAAAGAAAAGAAAAAAATAACAGGTTTATATTGCTGCGGATTAAAGTTCTAATTATCGAATGCTGAATCTTCAAAAAAAATAGCGGTTCGTTAGAACCGCTAATAAGACAATTAATCCGAGAATTCGAAATTT is a genomic window containing:
- a CDS encoding shikimate kinase — protein: MKNIVLIGFMGSGKTTVGKIVSRITGMKFVDLDAQIEKSAKTKISRIFETRGELYFRGLETKALAKAGKKSKTVISTGGGIIKMNENRPLLKKAGLVVYLKNSFAVCKKRLEGKTDRPLFNKDNLKSARALFKSRLELYRKAADITVVTDRLNAEEAAKLIAAKAEKIWNR
- a CDS encoding chorismate synthase produces the protein MLRFLTAGESHGKGLTVIIDGVPSNIKLSPDDFDCYLAERQKGYGRGGRQKIETDRAEIISGIRFGKTTGAPISVFIKNKDFENWAQKMDAWQRPSSLEELNIPRPGHADLSGGIRYNHKDFRNVLERASARETAARVITGALAVKFLKLFGVEVFGFTDAIAGVAAQYPKQASIKDIKKLAEEADAASQAQLRFPDKNNSSNVKAAIDMAVKEGDTLGGVLKIITSKLPPGLGDYTQWDRKLDAKLAMALMSLQAVKGVEIGAGFAYAAATGSSMHDEIFYSKKDGYYRKTNNSGGIEGGMTNGNPVEIKAALKPISTVLKGLKSVNVKNKKAVKTVYERSDVCAVPAAALIAETIVAAELMKAFQEKFGSGDIDYILSNYENYKKYVKKYRV
- a CDS encoding 3-dehydroquinate synthase, giving the protein MEQVRVKLKNNPYTVYVGADILHKTGEILSGFKKGNRVLVVSNKKVFSLYGKKLMAGLKGRFTAGIHLMKDGEQYKRLDAVASIYDACVKNKLDRHSAIIALGGGVVGDVAGFAAATYMRGIDVVQIPTTLLAQVDSSVGGKTGVDLTSGKNLAGAFHQPLFVIADTDTLNTLTEREFLNGMAEAIKHGIILDSEYFNFMETNRAAILKRDKAAVQKLVTRSVEIKASVVAKDEKEKSGLRAFLNFGHTAGHAIEAALNYKGLKHGEAIAAGAVIAAGLSRRLKLCSQETENRINKVFYEYNLIKPLRNLKNTQIISRLSGDKKAKNGKIIFVLTKEIGCVILKEITDFSAIKKELNRFNSLLS